Proteins from one Desulfonauticus submarinus genomic window:
- a CDS encoding FmdE family protein, whose amino-acid sequence MKIGEYSFSEFKNLVREFHGSPAPGIFLGAVMVKKAKSLLSPDILFDAICESAKCLPDAVQLLTPCTIGNGWLKIFHLGRYALTLYDKYSGEGVRVFVDTEKLDSAPIIKEWFFKLKPKQEQNLEEILNEIMEKGEEILSWQKVKVHLDLVAKKKRSGFAVCPLCKEAYPAADGSICRACQGESPYQELAEAEVSLQTVKIEEAIGKPLVHDLTQIIPGKSKGAVFKKGDVVSVGDLCRLQQMGKKHVYLPLTDEKDFIHEDKVAEEFAKYMAGDGVDVVLPPSEGKVNLVAGRDGLFVVNKEALIAFNQVPYVMCASRQSFSVVRKGGLLAGTRAIPLYLAKKYFLQALSFLQTPIFKVIPLVKKRVGLLITGNEVFYGHIKDKFEPIIQNKVKALGSEVVISLKSPDDTNKIKGAITKILSAGVDIIITTAGLSVDPDDVTRKGLIEAGLENFVYGAPILPGAMTLVGKIGQVKVLGVPACALFFKRTSLDLILPRLLAGLDVSRKDFSYMAEGGLCLNCKECTFPKCYFGK is encoded by the coding sequence GTAATGGTGAAAAAGGCAAAAAGTCTGCTTTCTCCAGACATATTATTTGATGCTATTTGTGAGAGTGCCAAATGCTTACCAGATGCAGTGCAGTTGTTAACTCCTTGTACTATTGGAAATGGGTGGTTAAAAATTTTTCATTTGGGAAGATATGCACTTACGTTGTATGATAAATATAGTGGAGAAGGAGTAAGAGTATTTGTTGATACCGAAAAATTAGATAGTGCTCCTATAATAAAAGAGTGGTTTTTTAAGTTAAAACCCAAGCAAGAACAAAATTTGGAGGAAATTTTAAATGAAATAATGGAAAAGGGAGAGGAAATTTTATCTTGGCAAAAAGTTAAAGTACATCTTGATTTAGTTGCTAAAAAAAAGAGATCGGGCTTTGCTGTTTGTCCTTTGTGTAAAGAGGCTTATCCTGCAGCAGATGGAAGTATTTGTAGAGCGTGTCAAGGAGAGAGTCCTTATCAGGAGTTGGCTGAAGCTGAAGTTTCTTTGCAAACTGTTAAAATAGAAGAGGCTATTGGTAAACCATTAGTGCATGACCTTACTCAAATTATTCCTGGTAAAAGTAAGGGAGCAGTTTTTAAAAAAGGTGATGTAGTTTCCGTAGGAGATTTATGTAGATTACAACAAATGGGGAAAAAACATGTATATCTTCCCCTAACAGACGAAAAAGACTTTATTCACGAAGATAAGGTGGCTGAAGAATTTGCTAAGTATATGGCAGGAGATGGAGTAGATGTGGTGTTGCCTCCTAGTGAAGGAAAAGTGAATTTAGTGGCAGGTCGTGATGGTTTATTTGTGGTTAATAAGGAGGCTTTGATTGCTTTTAATCAGGTCCCTTATGTTATGTGTGCGAGTAGACAGAGTTTTTCTGTAGTAAGAAAAGGAGGATTGTTAGCAGGAACAAGGGCAATCCCTTTATATTTAGCTAAAAAGTATTTTCTACAGGCTCTTAGTTTTTTACAGACGCCAATATTTAAAGTAATTCCTTTGGTAAAAAAACGCGTTGGTTTATTAATAACAGGAAACGAAGTATTTTATGGTCATATTAAAGATAAATTTGAGCCTATAATACAAAACAAGGTAAAGGCTCTTGGTAGTGAGGTAGTAATAAGTTTAAAATCTCCAGACGATACAAATAAAATCAAGGGAGCAATCACTAAAATATTATCTGCTGGAGTTGATATAATTATTACTACGGCTGGTTTATCTGTAGATCCTGATGATGTAACTAGAAAAGGCCTTATTGAAGCTGGATTAGAAAATTTTGTTTATGGAGCTCCTATTTTACCTGGAGCTATGACCTTGGTTGGAAAGATTGGCCAGGTAAAGGTCTTAGGAGTACCCGCTTGTGCCTTATTCTTTAAAAGAACAAGTTTGGATCTTATTCTTCCTAGATTACTAGCTGGTTTAGATGTGTCTAGAAAAGATTTTTCTTATATGGCTGAAGGGGGGTTATGCCTCAACTGTAAGGAATGCACATTCCCTAAATGTTATTTTGGGAAATAA
- a CDS encoding YcaO-like family protein, translated as MLTYLLSLKKVKNGIGFYSTQPNLNLKALFAYLEKHPLDLFAHKYLLEELQIKKINELENFFNSLPDSDLKNLLIKELVFLSPNIANILKSTQKAKKFPSPLVLSKIIYMEDHDLHQQWINYLKFRQDKPQKQANIPKKFPKIRQANNIHNKFSLQALPLIKKDSSFDFNTLNSIYENLKKLHLFKSSEYQHKNGLAPINLWRKWVFQRKIKTRFLEYVFKGEQISFGRGFNFDQARIRLYMEMVERFSAYAQIEEEHLTNLLKPQKLVFDSYSNLKNKKFNLLDPNSLALDAPYLDEKIFWLKGKISLPEKNQDILIPAQLVFLFFNPGEVSLISNLGSTGLAAGINQDQAKLNALLEIIERDSETLSLYDEKNIFQVDFNGSFFENFQQKLLQREIFVYFQDLSHVHNVPCFKAFVLDKHNNLIKGTAANLNPILALINALTEIPYSLTDEPTQKLNAPLKKWTDFQNFSTSNPTQDLTILEKHLFKQNIYPLYVDLTHKYLKIPVVRAILPGLEPLADFDFTSRLRPRLIATLKKDIKSD; from the coding sequence ATGCTTACTTATTTATTAAGTTTAAAAAAAGTAAAAAATGGAATTGGGTTTTATTCCACTCAACCCAACTTAAATTTAAAAGCACTTTTTGCATATCTTGAAAAACACCCTTTAGATTTATTTGCCCATAAATATCTATTAGAAGAACTTCAAATAAAAAAAATCAATGAACTTGAAAATTTTTTTAATTCTCTGCCAGATTCTGATCTCAAAAATTTATTAATAAAAGAACTTGTGTTCTTAAGTCCTAATATTGCAAATATCTTAAAATCAACACAAAAAGCCAAAAAATTTCCATCTCCTTTAGTTTTAAGTAAAATTATATACATGGAAGACCACGACCTACATCAACAATGGATAAATTATTTAAAATTCCGTCAAGACAAACCACAAAAACAAGCAAATATCCCCAAAAAATTTCCCAAAATTCGCCAAGCAAACAATATTCATAATAAATTTTCCTTACAAGCATTGCCCCTAATAAAAAAAGACTCCTCTTTTGACTTTAATACATTAAATTCTATTTATGAAAATTTAAAAAAACTACACCTATTTAAATCTAGCGAATACCAACACAAAAATGGATTAGCTCCTATAAATCTTTGGCGCAAATGGGTTTTCCAAAGAAAAATAAAAACTAGATTTTTAGAATATGTTTTTAAAGGTGAACAAATAAGCTTTGGAAGAGGATTTAATTTCGACCAAGCAAGAATCAGACTATATATGGAAATGGTTGAAAGATTTTCAGCTTATGCTCAAATTGAAGAAGAACATCTAACTAATTTATTAAAACCTCAAAAATTAGTTTTTGACTCTTATTCAAATCTAAAAAACAAAAAATTTAACTTATTAGATCCCAATTCCCTTGCATTAGATGCCCCTTACTTAGACGAAAAAATATTTTGGCTAAAAGGTAAAATATCTCTGCCTGAGAAAAATCAAGATATTTTAATTCCCGCCCAATTAGTATTTTTATTTTTTAATCCAGGAGAAGTATCTCTTATATCTAACCTAGGATCCACAGGCCTAGCTGCGGGCATAAATCAAGATCAGGCCAAACTAAACGCACTTTTAGAGATTATTGAACGAGATAGCGAAACTCTAAGCCTATATGATGAAAAAAACATTTTTCAAGTTGATTTTAACGGCTCTTTTTTTGAAAACTTTCAACAAAAACTCTTACAAAGAGAAATATTTGTTTATTTCCAAGATTTAAGCCACGTTCATAATGTTCCTTGCTTTAAGGCCTTTGTTTTAGATAAACACAACAATCTTATTAAAGGCACCGCTGCGAACCTAAATCCTATTTTAGCCCTAATAAATGCCCTTACAGAAATTCCCTATTCTCTAACAGATGAGCCCACCCAAAAACTAAATGCGCCTCTTAAAAAATGGACAGATTTTCAAAACTTTTCTACTTCTAATCCCACGCAAGATTTAACTATTCTAGAAAAGCATCTTTTTAAACAAAACATTTATCCTCTCTATGTTGACCTCACACACAAATACTTAAAGATACCTGTGGTTAGAGCTATCTTGCCAGGCCTAGAACCATTAGCTGACTTTGATTTCACCTCCCGCCTTCGCCCTAGATTAATTGCAACTTTAAAAAAAGATATTAAGTCTGACTAA
- a CDS encoding phosphoribosylformylglycinamidine synthase subunit PurS yields MALIKIDVSLKSNIRDVRGENIARKIKSHLHINISSVQIIKTYTIANINESEIKTVIEEHLLSDPVLHVVSTSPLAKDFDWIIEVGFRPGVTDNEGRTASETLKKVLKNSNIKVYTAEQFLLKGDLTQKQVEQIAKGLLANELIERFYIKSKEQWEKEPGFPVIEPKVTGKANSEVEIIDLQTLNDSELLELSKKRVLALSLEEMKIIRSYYQQQNIQQERKAIGLPANPTDAELECLAQTWSEHCKHKIFNALIKYENKENNKTEIINSLFNTYIAGSTKQIRRIKGKKDYCLSVFKDNAGVIKFDEDIDVCIKVETHNSPSALDPYGGALTGIVGVNRDPMGTGLGANLICNTDVFCFASPFYKGKLPPRLLHPRRVFEGVREGVEHGGNKSGIPTVNGGIIFEERYLGKPLVFCGTVGTIPHKIKGKPGYEKKAQVGDYIIMTGGRIGKDGIHGATFSSEELHEGSPATAVQIGDPITQRKMYDFIMRARDMGLYNAITDNGAGGLSSSVGEMAEDTGGCDLDLSKAPLKYDGLKPWEILLSEAQERMTLAVPPQNLDKFLELAKEMDVEASVLGKFTNSGKFLVRYGEKIVAYLDMDFLHHGVPQMRLTAIWQKPQFPQIDTNKTKIGNHTEFLKKMLSRLNICSREYVIRQYDHEVQGGSVVKPLVGLVSDGPGDAAVIRPVLDKEKGLVIGNGICPKFSDFDTYWMMANAIDEAIRNCVAVGANPDYMAGVDNFCWCDPVQSEKTPDGYYKLAQLVRANKALAHFCQAFQIPCISGKDSMKNDYTGGGKKISIPPTVLFSLISVIDDINWCQTSDLKLPEEHIYILGITRKELGGSEFLDEIGLKGGEVPLVDALSARKRYLTLHQAIKKGLVTACHDLSDGGLGVALAEMAIGGKLGASIDLSLIPTCEDLTLEEILYSESASRFLITVKPEHSQQIESLFWGQRIALIGKTTAIPELQFQYKGDEIFKLNLDEAAYAWKKTLDW; encoded by the coding sequence ATGGCTCTTATTAAAATAGATGTTTCCCTAAAATCAAATATTAGAGATGTTAGAGGAGAAAATATCGCACGTAAGATTAAAAGTCATTTACATATTAATATATCCTCAGTTCAAATTATAAAAACATATACTATTGCCAATATAAATGAATCTGAAATCAAAACTGTTATAGAAGAACATTTATTATCTGACCCTGTATTGCATGTTGTAAGTACTTCTCCTTTAGCAAAGGATTTTGACTGGATAATAGAAGTTGGATTTAGGCCTGGAGTAACAGACAATGAAGGACGTACTGCTTCTGAAACCTTAAAAAAAGTCTTAAAAAATTCAAATATTAAAGTTTATACAGCAGAACAATTCCTTCTAAAAGGTGATCTTACTCAAAAACAAGTAGAACAAATTGCAAAAGGCCTCTTAGCCAATGAATTAATTGAAAGGTTCTATATCAAAAGTAAAGAACAGTGGGAAAAAGAACCAGGATTTCCTGTCATAGAACCAAAAGTAACAGGAAAAGCAAATTCTGAAGTAGAAATTATAGACCTCCAGACTCTTAATGATTCTGAGCTGCTTGAACTAAGTAAAAAAAGAGTATTAGCCTTGAGCTTAGAGGAAATGAAAATCATTCGATCTTATTATCAGCAACAAAATATCCAACAAGAGCGGAAGGCAATAGGTTTGCCTGCCAATCCTACAGATGCAGAATTAGAGTGTTTAGCGCAGACTTGGTCTGAACACTGCAAGCATAAAATATTTAATGCTCTTATAAAATATGAAAACAAGGAAAACAACAAGACTGAAATAATAAACAGCCTTTTTAATACCTATATTGCTGGAAGCACTAAACAAATTAGACGTATAAAAGGAAAAAAAGACTATTGCCTTTCTGTTTTTAAAGATAATGCAGGAGTTATAAAATTTGATGAAGATATTGATGTGTGTATAAAGGTAGAAACACACAATAGTCCCTCTGCTTTAGATCCCTATGGAGGCGCTTTAACTGGTATTGTAGGTGTCAACAGAGATCCAATGGGCACAGGTTTAGGAGCAAATCTTATTTGTAATACAGATGTATTTTGTTTTGCCTCTCCTTTTTATAAAGGAAAACTCCCTCCTCGTTTACTTCATCCGCGTAGAGTATTTGAGGGTGTACGAGAAGGAGTAGAACACGGAGGAAATAAGTCAGGTATTCCTACAGTAAATGGAGGTATCATCTTTGAAGAACGCTATCTTGGGAAACCCTTGGTCTTTTGTGGGACAGTAGGGACAATTCCACACAAAATTAAAGGCAAACCAGGATATGAAAAAAAAGCTCAAGTTGGAGATTATATTATAATGACCGGGGGACGTATTGGCAAAGATGGCATCCATGGGGCAACATTTTCTTCAGAAGAACTGCACGAAGGTTCTCCAGCCACAGCAGTCCAAATAGGCGATCCTATTACGCAACGTAAAATGTACGATTTTATTATGCGTGCAAGAGATATGGGATTATACAATGCTATAACTGACAACGGAGCAGGAGGTTTATCATCTTCCGTAGGCGAAATGGCAGAAGATACTGGAGGATGCGATCTAGATTTAAGCAAAGCTCCTCTTAAATATGATGGTTTAAAACCGTGGGAAATTTTACTTTCTGAAGCCCAAGAAAGAATGACACTAGCTGTTCCTCCTCAAAATTTAGATAAATTCTTAGAATTAGCCAAAGAAATGGATGTAGAGGCAAGTGTCTTGGGAAAATTTACAAATTCAGGAAAATTTTTAGTTCGTTATGGAGAAAAAATCGTAGCTTATTTGGATATGGACTTCCTACACCATGGTGTTCCCCAAATGCGCTTAACAGCTATCTGGCAAAAACCACAATTTCCTCAAATTGACACTAATAAAACAAAAATAGGTAACCATACAGAGTTTTTAAAAAAGATGCTTAGCCGTTTAAATATTTGTTCCAGAGAATATGTTATTCGACAATACGACCATGAAGTTCAAGGTGGCAGTGTAGTTAAACCTTTAGTAGGCTTAGTTAGTGATGGTCCTGGAGATGCCGCAGTAATACGCCCTGTCTTGGATAAAGAAAAAGGTCTAGTAATAGGCAATGGCATTTGTCCTAAATTTAGTGATTTTGACACCTACTGGATGATGGCAAATGCCATTGATGAAGCTATCAGAAATTGTGTGGCAGTTGGAGCAAATCCAGATTACATGGCTGGAGTAGATAATTTTTGTTGGTGTGATCCTGTTCAATCAGAAAAAACTCCTGATGGCTATTATAAACTGGCTCAATTAGTAAGGGCTAACAAAGCTTTGGCTCACTTTTGTCAAGCATTTCAAATCCCCTGTATTTCTGGAAAAGACTCAATGAAAAATGATTATACTGGAGGAGGGAAAAAAATTTCCATACCTCCTACTGTGCTTTTCTCCTTAATTAGTGTCATCGATGACATAAACTGGTGCCAAACCTCTGATCTTAAGCTTCCAGAAGAACATATTTACATTCTAGGTATCACTAGAAAAGAATTAGGAGGAAGTGAATTTTTAGACGAAATTGGCCTAAAAGGAGGGGAGGTCCCTTTAGTAGACGCTCTTTCTGCTCGAAAACGCTATCTTACCCTTCACCAAGCTATAAAAAAAGGACTTGTTACTGCTTGTCATGATTTGTCTGATGGGGGCTTGGGAGTAGCCCTAGCAGAAATGGCTATTGGTGGAAAATTAGGTGCCAGTATTGATCTAAGTTTAATACCTACTTGCGAAGATCTAACTTTAGAAGAAATTCTTTACAGTGAAAGTGCCAGTAGATTTCTTATAACCGTCAAACCAGAACATTCTCAGCAAATAGAATCTTTGTTTTGGGGGCAACGAATTGCTTTAATTGGAAAAACTACAGCAATACCTGAATTACAATTTCAATACAAAGGGGATGAAATTTTTAAATTAAATCTAGATGAAGCAGCTTACGCTTGGAAAAAGACTCTGGATTGGTAA
- a CDS encoding HDOD domain-containing protein gives MNKGKIPAKLKLSLKEAMSATFPPAMSSLLQEATSSEPDFNKLAQIISYDPALTTTILTLINSPYYGLQEKVHNLKRAAVILGTKEILKIALSVTFQKNLSLKFQSCDVLKYRTWRQLVWAAVSSEVLASLLCPEEADIIYTATLLKDLSLLLICCLEDEEVDEFTQICYDGDNLISLKKDQIERERELWGVSHPEITLALLKTWNFPLNEIFQGIKYHHDIDHVESHIPSVQAMILGTLWAEAEFEDSSTVALFKIKELLRLLLNIDDKKFYELRTLIHTNFISVCETLGLKEEQEKVCFYTFPIEKIQNFYHLLQEVETAKDVQEVAHLISRHFFWLWGIKNFCLGLSSPITGKRLAFEINEGKISILQETDCVPDSCSKICSKKTCLKLKANNKLFGCICLSQPVSPDEKELQLYTSLLTQKYKTFYFRYLETKGKALVLDLIPVGIMRLDKKGKILQINSFAKKIFQVKSELRGLSFHNAMKNLLGLKLDEEWKSFLQKKISSYSKLYCPLSPEKSIENSPCFNFSASWRILEGTEQILVIVQNIQEITNLENEILYQQNFLKALISSMQDIVLTVDQDGRIIFTSPCISHLKGKNFFKVSSPSSPIKFRWGREILKEQNVPFEINLCLNGESLSLEILVSPLKEEASYLVVGRDLTVIKRLEQKIRQQAAFDHLSKVYNRHQFAVFLGREIKRARRTQKGLGLIFFDLDKFKEYNDLHGHQQGDNIIRQFGQILIKNSRQGLDFPCRYGGDEFVLLVSEVSKEALDIIAKRIKNCFDRLYKKEVSLSIGLTTLRDNDTEESFISRADNAAYKAKRMGGDKIVWE, from the coding sequence ATGAACAAAGGCAAAATACCAGCAAAACTCAAATTATCTCTTAAAGAGGCTATGTCTGCCACATTCCCACCTGCAATGTCTTCTTTACTGCAAGAAGCTACTAGTTCTGAACCAGACTTTAATAAACTAGCTCAAATAATTAGCTATGATCCTGCTCTTACTACTACTATTCTGACCTTAATAAACTCTCCATACTATGGATTACAAGAAAAAGTACATAATCTAAAACGAGCTGCTGTCATTCTAGGAACAAAAGAAATTTTAAAGATAGCATTGTCTGTGACTTTTCAAAAAAATTTAAGCCTTAAGTTTCAATCATGTGATGTCTTAAAGTATAGGACATGGAGGCAACTTGTATGGGCTGCAGTAAGCAGCGAAGTTTTAGCCAGCCTTCTATGTCCTGAAGAAGCTGATATCATTTATACAGCAACTTTGCTTAAAGATTTAAGTCTTCTTCTAATTTGCTGCCTTGAAGATGAGGAAGTAGATGAATTCACTCAAATATGTTATGATGGAGATAATTTAATTTCTTTAAAAAAAGATCAAATAGAACGTGAAAGGGAATTATGGGGTGTTAGCCATCCAGAAATAACTTTAGCTTTACTAAAAACGTGGAATTTCCCTTTAAATGAAATATTTCAAGGAATTAAATATCACCATGACATTGACCATGTAGAATCCCATATTCCTAGTGTCCAAGCCATGATCTTAGGCACATTATGGGCAGAAGCAGAGTTTGAGGATAGCTCAACAGTAGCTTTGTTCAAAATAAAAGAGTTATTACGCCTACTTTTAAACATTGATGATAAAAAATTTTACGAACTAAGGACTTTAATTCATACTAACTTTATTTCTGTATGTGAAACATTAGGTCTAAAAGAAGAACAAGAAAAAGTCTGTTTTTATACTTTTCCTATAGAAAAAATACAAAATTTTTATCATCTTCTCCAAGAAGTAGAAACTGCTAAAGATGTCCAAGAAGTTGCTCACTTAATTTCTAGACACTTCTTTTGGCTTTGGGGAATTAAAAATTTTTGTCTTGGACTTTCCTCCCCTATTACTGGCAAACGATTAGCTTTTGAAATCAATGAAGGCAAAATTAGTATTTTACAAGAAACAGATTGTGTTCCTGATAGTTGTTCTAAAATTTGTTCTAAAAAAACATGCCTTAAACTTAAGGCCAATAATAAGCTGTTTGGCTGTATTTGTTTATCTCAACCTGTCTCTCCTGATGAGAAAGAACTCCAACTTTACACATCTCTTTTAACTCAAAAATATAAAACATTTTATTTTCGCTATCTTGAAACCAAAGGAAAAGCGCTGGTCCTAGACTTAATTCCTGTAGGTATTATGCGCTTGGATAAAAAAGGAAAAATACTCCAAATAAATTCGTTTGCTAAAAAAATTTTTCAAGTAAAAAGTGAACTAAGGGGCTTAAGTTTTCATAATGCTATGAAAAATCTTTTGGGTTTAAAATTAGACGAAGAATGGAAATCTTTTTTACAAAAGAAAATTTCCTCTTACTCAAAACTATATTGTCCCTTAAGCCCAGAAAAAAGTATTGAAAATTCACCTTGTTTTAATTTTTCTGCCTCGTGGCGTATACTAGAAGGTACGGAACAAATTTTAGTTATAGTTCAAAATATTCAAGAAATTACCAATTTAGAAAACGAAATACTTTATCAACAAAATTTTTTAAAGGCTCTTATTTCTTCAATGCAAGATATTGTTTTAACAGTTGATCAAGATGGACGAATAATTTTCACCTCTCCTTGCATATCCCACTTAAAAGGAAAGAACTTCTTTAAAGTCAGTTCTCCTTCTTCTCCTATCAAGTTTAGATGGGGAAGGGAAATTTTAAAGGAACAAAATGTTCCTTTTGAAATAAATCTTTGTCTTAATGGTGAAAGTCTATCTCTAGAAATACTTGTTTCCCCCTTAAAAGAAGAAGCTTCTTACTTAGTTGTAGGCCGCGATCTTACTGTAATTAAAAGATTAGAACAAAAAATAAGACAACAAGCAGCTTTTGATCACCTTTCCAAGGTATATAATCGCCATCAGTTTGCAGTATTCTTGGGCAGAGAAATAAAAAGAGCTAGACGCACTCAAAAAGGTCTTGGACTTATATTTTTCGATTTAGATAAATTTAAAGAATACAATGATCTGCATGGACATCAGCAAGGAGATAATATTATTAGGCAATTTGGACAAATCCTTATAAAAAATTCTCGTCAAGGCTTAGATTTTCCATGTCGATATGGAGGAGATGAGTTTGTCCTTTTAGTATCAGAAGTAAGCAAAGAAGCTCTCGACATTATCGCTAAAAGAATAAAAAATTGTTTTGATAGATTATATAAAAAAGAAGTTTCTTTAAGCATTGGATTAACTACTCTCCGAGATAATGACACAGAAGAATCTTTTATTTCCAGAGCAGACAATGCGGCCTATAAGGCCAAAAGAATGGGTGGAGATAAAATCGTATGGGAATAA
- a CDS encoding polyprenyl synthetase family protein, whose protein sequence is MANNLINLKKYLKDELPKINTSLETEIKSLPPFIYKVAKHVLNAGGKRLRPLLTILTARALGYNKKDIYPLASALEIFHSATLIHDDILDNAHLRRGKTASHLVFGIKESILAGDGLLALGNLIVARYNNPALTHTISEAILATAYGEIQEISLSGQNITETTYLEIIKGKTAFLIQAACECGAILSGRDKEFILAAKNYGLNIGIAFQLVDDALDYTQNASTLGKPNWGDLKEGKITLPLILYLKELPDLKKEETLQKILTNSLNIEEIEQIALTIQNNKIAIQVREKAKTFLSSAKQSLKVFPSSKETTLLFAILDYILEREK, encoded by the coding sequence TTGGCGAATAATTTAATTAATTTAAAAAAATATTTAAAAGATGAATTACCTAAAATTAATACTTCTCTAGAGACTGAAATAAAGTCTCTCCCCCCTTTTATTTATAAGGTAGCTAAACATGTATTAAACGCAGGAGGGAAAAGACTCCGCCCTCTACTTACTATTCTTACGGCTAGAGCACTAGGTTATAATAAAAAAGATATTTACCCACTTGCTAGTGCATTAGAAATATTTCATTCTGCAACTTTAATTCATGATGATATTTTAGATAACGCCCATCTAAGAAGAGGTAAAACTGCATCACACCTTGTATTTGGTATAAAAGAGTCAATCCTAGCAGGAGATGGTCTATTAGCCCTAGGAAATCTTATTGTAGCTAGGTATAATAACCCTGCTCTAACCCACACAATATCTGAGGCAATTTTAGCCACTGCTTATGGAGAAATCCAAGAAATTAGTTTAAGTGGACAAAATATTACAGAAACAACATATTTAGAAATCATAAAAGGCAAAACAGCCTTTTTAATTCAAGCTGCTTGTGAATGTGGAGCTATTTTAAGCGGAAGAGATAAAGAATTTATTCTTGCAGCAAAAAACTATGGGCTTAATATAGGAATAGCTTTCCAATTGGTAGATGATGCCCTAGATTATACTCAAAATGCTTCCACTTTAGGTAAACCCAATTGGGGGGATTTAAAAGAAGGTAAAATAACCCTCCCTCTTATCCTTTATCTTAAAGAACTTCCCGACTTAAAAAAAGAAGAAACTCTCCAAAAAATACTAACTAACTCTTTAAATATAGAAGAAATAGAACAGATTGCCTTGACAATTCAAAATAATAAAATTGCTATTCAAGTAAGAGAAAAGGCTAAAACATTTTTAAGCTCTGCTAAACAAAGTTTAAAAGTTTTCCCATCTTCTAAGGAAACTACTCTACTGTTTGCAATCCTTGACTACATACTAGAGAGAGAGAAATAA
- a CDS encoding MqnA/MqnD/SBP family protein — MKIFKIAISPCPNDIFIFGPWILGLTHDLKNFHSKFVFKDVEKLNNSAFKQQFDLIKVSAITGLKLTSKYQILQSGGAFGIQDGPKLVSLPNTLPQHIKTIAVPGLNTTAYHLLKASWAQPFKPVPMIFNEIPNAITQKIVDAGLLIHETALIYLQKGFKLLLDLGKWWEKNTNGLPLPLGVILLHKKYLHIQKEVESKIQESLDIAYLKTQEIKPLLRTFAQEMEEETLNKHIKAYVNQYSKKIQSDGEKALIKLKKIVG, encoded by the coding sequence ATGAAAATCTTTAAAATAGCGATCTCTCCCTGTCCTAATGATATCTTTATCTTTGGCCCATGGATCCTGGGATTAACCCATGATTTAAAAAATTTTCATTCAAAGTTTGTTTTTAAAGATGTGGAAAAATTAAATAACTCTGCTTTTAAACAACAATTCGATTTAATAAAAGTTTCGGCTATCACAGGGTTAAAACTTACCTCAAAATATCAAATTTTACAATCAGGAGGAGCATTTGGAATACAAGATGGTCCCAAACTTGTTAGTCTGCCTAATACTTTACCTCAACATATTAAAACTATTGCAGTTCCTGGCTTAAATACCACAGCTTATCATCTACTTAAAGCTAGTTGGGCACAGCCTTTTAAACCAGTGCCAATGATCTTTAACGAGATACCTAACGCTATCACTCAAAAAATAGTTGACGCTGGTCTATTAATCCATGAAACTGCCCTTATTTATTTACAAAAAGGATTTAAACTTCTCCTAGACTTAGGTAAATGGTGGGAAAAAAATACAAACGGCTTGCCACTGCCTCTGGGAGTAATTTTATTACATAAAAAATACTTACATATTCAAAAAGAAGTTGAAAGCAAAATTCAAGAAAGTCTTGACATTGCCTACTTAAAAACACAAGAAATTAAACCACTACTACGAACATTTGCCCAAGAAATGGAAGAAGAAACCTTAAATAAACACATAAAAGCGTATGTAAATCAATATTCTAAAAAAATTCAATCGGATGGAGAAAAGGCTCTTATTAAACTAAAAAAAATAGTAGGATAG